A window of Gossypium raimondii isolate GPD5lz chromosome 7, ASM2569854v1, whole genome shotgun sequence genomic DNA:
CTTCCTTGGGTACTCCTAGGATGGGTCCTTCTATCAAAGTGTGGGACCCATATAATGTTTTAGCTCCACCTCCTCCGCTGCCTCCGCCTCCTGTTTTCTCCCCTTCTTTCTCTTTCCACCATGATCGATTGCTGCTTGAGGTTTATTTCATTTGCCATGGCGAGTCTGATTTGAATTTGAGGCCTGATATTGTCGGTGGAAGATGCGACGGTGCCGCCTTGACCTCTAATGGCAAGCGCCAAGCCAGGGCTTTGGCTGTCTTCCTAAATTCTCAAGGGGTCACCTTTAATGCCGTTTATTGCTCTCCCTTGGATCGGGCTAGATCCATGGCTCTCTCCGTTTGTCAGGTAATACTCTTTTcaattcattcttttatttttgagtttgataggattataaatttgttaattagtaTAAAACCTCGACCTTCGATTGCTAATCTCTTTAATAACATTAGCAAACTGAGATCCTGCTCCATTTTGCGTTTCCTCCTACCATATGCCTGCATGTTATGCTAAAGAGACAAATCAGCATAGGATTGAAATTGGGATTTTCATCCTGTTTCTAGTTACTGCTCTCTCTTCCTCTCTCTGGTTTAGTTGTATTTTCCTTTTgcattctttcattttctttttatcccTTTGTTGCAATTGTTGagcttgaaaatagaaaagaaataggTGTTTAAATTGCTTTGCAACTCTAGGGCTGCATATTGGAAAAGATACAAACATCATTTGGGTAAGAGGCCTTTTACTTGCTATGCAACTCTAAGTGCTGAACTGGGATCAAGTAGCAAACACTGCTAGATCTTTTTAGCCTTTTTGAGGTTATGAGTAAGGACTTGTTGACAAGGCACTATATGTTGTAGTACACGTCTCAAATATTCTTGCAATGATTAAACAACAGGCTGAGTTTATGTGCTATGAATTGATTATAAGAGAGAGGAGAGCAACTAGTGATGATGCTTGTAGGCATTGTACATCTTGTATCTATCacaaattttttgttctttgattTCTTCATTTAAAATCTCTTTCTTCTTCCATGTTTTCTTTATGAGTAGAAAACATTCATGAAACAGACTAGGTGATGTGTGCAAAGTTGGTAAAAGATTGACTTTATGACATCAAATGCACATAATTCCACACAAGTCATAGAGTCACTTATCAAATTCCTTATTGATACTTTGTCAAAAATATCATGGTCTTAGGCCCGGGTGCCCACCTAAAGAGATGGAAACTATGCTGAAATATCTACTCATCTCAATTTCTTGTGAGTGGACTATGACAAATTTAAAGTATATACACTATAAGTAGATTTAGTGTTGATGCCATCTGTGAAAAAAATTCTCTCATTTTTGGAGGGAATTTTACTGCCTACTTTATTGTTGATTGAAGTAAACTGTACCACGCTCTCAGCTTAGTTTCGTAGGAATATGAAAAAAGTGAAGTGTCGAATAGTTAAAAGGTCAGGCTTCATTAATGAGCCAATGGTTATACTAGTAATAAACTTCAACTGCTTTATATTTTACCTTGGATTAGTGCTGTGAATACTAAACATTTTGAAGGATGAGCTTACCTGTTATATTTGTTTGACTAGTGGTATATAAACAGTAACTTTAGCTTTATTTCTGAAGGGATATGGTCCTTGATAAAGCCAAATGGCAAACAAAAATGAAGGCTAACCATTGATAGGAACAAAGACTTTGATCTGTGgctttttatctttttagcAGTGATAGCAATAATTGATTCTTGAACCTAATGTTTACTTGTACATCTTAGTTGATATCACCtaattattagtttttgatAGAGGCAGCTTTAATGATGAGATAAGATGAGAGATGCATTTTCCTAGTTAGATATTTGACTCACTATAATGCTTGACCTTTTGTACCATTCAGGAGATGAATTTTGCAGTGTCAGAGATACAATCCTCTGATGCACTTATGGATCTGAACATGGGCCATTGGGAGGGGTGCCCTCGATCAGAAATATATACGCCTGAAGTTTTGAGTCTGATGGAAAGATATCAGCCTGATTTTTCTGCACCTTCTGGAGAATCTCTTAGGCAACTGGAATTTCGAATGGTTCAATTCTTGAATGGGACTGTCCTTGGGCTTCCTGAAAAATTTAGATCTGAATTTTCTTTACACCAAAATGAGAGTCAAGGATTTACACACCATAACAACCCTGCTTTAGCCAACTCAATTCATGACAGAGATGTAGCTTCTCTTCAACTACCCCATTGGGACAGGCAGCGGCATGTGCTATCAAGGAAGAAGTCTGGTAAGAGCAGGCTGCAATTTGTTTCGAATATTGGTGAACATGATGCTGACGATGAAATGTCTCCTCGGGAAGCCAGTCATCAGCCTGACCTTCATGACTTAAATGTCAGGAGTTCCTCTTCCCCATCCACTTCCTTGGCCTCTACATCTGTTGGTGTTTTTACTCATTCCCTGCCAATTAAATGTCTTATCACAGGCCTCCTTGAGTGCAGCCCCGTAATGTCACATAAGGTGTGCATAGAAGACTCTTCTGTCACTGTATTACAGCATTCCTGGAAAACAGGTTGGCAGATAAAACGGTTGAATGATACTGCACATCTTAGGCTTCTTTAGTTGGAATTTGAGACTTGCACATCATCCTAAAGCAGAATTGGCAGAACGAAAAGTGAAATTGTTAGTTGTTGGCTAGAATATTGCATTATTATGATTCATTCGTCCAAGTTGGTATTCTGCAACTCATGCTCTTACTTGTGTTTCATCTACtacactatatatatatgttgtagcattcaaatttgaatatatttaattcaacaTTCATGATAtccaaagagaaaagaattctTTTGGAAGTTGGAGCTTTGTATTGGATGATTCTTTGTGATTTGTAGTGTTTATGACAGTTGATTTTTATAGACTGAATTTATTTATGAAGTAATTCCTGAACTGCATGACATGGGTTAACAATAACAAgatgttttcttttatgtaaagagaATTGTAATGAACTTTGcatttattttcaattctttAAGGTAATTATGCTTAAGGATTGGTATCACAGAAGAAGCTATTAGTAAACCTATCTGAAGACCAACCACAGTAAGCATGAAACTTGTAATGCTATCAACGAACATCAGCTCTGGTTTCTAACTTGTCATGCATGGTGTGCGAAATGTGGTTGAGAAATGATCATAGAGAGTTCATCTTATGGTTGATTTCTGGAGAGACAGATACGTGAAGCAACTAGCAAGCGATCGCTTCTGGTGAAGTGACCTTAAGTGGGGATCTTCCTGTCGAATACTATGTTTTGAATGCATTGATAGGATCACATTCCAGAATTGGTTGATCCTGATCCTGGCTCAGCTAGCAATTACATATGGCCAAATTGTACAATCAGTCTCTGTATGTTGATTATGGTATTGAAATCTCCAATAAATCTGTTGAACAAGCTGTGATGATAATGCTTGCACAAAGTCTGCATACTGAGCATATTTGTCTCGTCATACATCTCTGCAGTAAAGCTATGCATGTTCCCTTCCTATTCCTTACCTTAGGTAGGTGCTCATATTCATATAGAAATTTAGAGCAGATGCATGGATCATGGTTTGTTAATTGTGTCTCtatcttgattttatttagaACAATCTAACTGGATTTTGTTGATATAGTATCATGTGTTTGGCTTGTTATGTTATgtcatttttcttcaattaaaaGGTGCATGGTCTCGTAGATTGCCTATCTATCCTTACTATAAATCAATCTGCTAGTTCTAGTATACCATTTGCAGGTCAGTTTTGCTCTATGGTCTCACTTGTGATGTAAGACATCCATTTGACATAAAAACATTTGttagtatgtatgtatgtatttcaTTTCACTCGCTATGACTGTTGTCAGTATGTTGTTGAACCACCAAAATGGTGGTGTTTCCGAGGAAATCTGAGGAAGCCAACATATCACCGATTACACCCAACTCCTTGTTCTCATTCGATTCTGTTAACCCTGACAACAGAGGAAACGTGTCGTAATGACGCCTACCTACCACTATAATGTCGTATTGATTCTCCAGGGTGCGAAGGACTGAAGCAGTCCCTGCCCCATCCTTGGCTACTTCCTCCCAGTACTTGGCACAAGTGTTCCCAGAGATATTTGTTTGAAACTGCCCCAGACTTTCGTTGTCATTCCGAATCCCCTCCATGTATTTATCTGGAAAATCTCCATTGTAAATGATTCGTATGAGTGTCAAATTGATATTTTGACATCCAGTCATCTTAGCCGCCAAAGCCAATGCCTCCTGATCATCAGCTCCACCCAAGAAGATGACAGCAACTTCGGAAGAAGACCAGCCAGCCCAAATGGCATGCAGAGTTTTGAGGCTGCCACGGTCAACAAGTATTGCAACCGAGCAAGGTGCCTGATCAAGGACATTTTGGTTGGCAATCTTTAAGGACCTTTTAGACAAGTACACCGCGCCACCGACATGAAATTTCTTGTAGAAAGGAATCATAACCAGTGAAGTCCCTTTTTCAAGTGCAATTTGAAACACATCCTCATGCATTGTTTGTGGAGGAGATACTGAAATGAAGGGGGAAACGGAGACAAGACCGTCATGGTTTTCCTCGAAGATTTTGAAGGCATCGATTATAGGGGCTGAGCCCCTTGTCCTGGTAGACAGCTTTTTAGGCCTCTTTTGTCGCATCAGGAGTGGGGTAGCGCTCCCCATCAGCTCAACCATGTGAAGCATGTAAACAGCAATCGGACTCTGCTTGGTGGGCTTCAGGGTAGCGAGGACATTAATGGCAGATGGAACATTCTGTTCCTCATGAATGCAGACTAGGACTCTTAGTTCAGAGTTGTGTCTTGAGTGTGCCAAAGTTCTTCCATAGTAACCCTCGTACCTCTTTGAAGGATCGTAGAAACATGGTACAACTAATGCCACAACTCCTGAGCCTATCAGTGCTGTTAAGCACATGGCTGAAAAGGCCTCATCACCTATTATCTGCAAATTGCAATGCCAACCAACACCTACATGTGTTGTAATTAATATGTAGCATTAAGACAGAAATACTAGATAATACACAAGTGTGGAATATTATAATACCTGTTTACGCTTCATACGCCTAAACAAGTCAAGCTCGATGACGCCTTGGAAAGTCATGAAAAAGCCAAGCACGATAGCATCCCTTTGCGGCATTTGGCAGCTGAGTGCACAGAGGGAGGCTCCTAAGAATTTCCCAAATGCGCCCAAGAGCGCAAAAAATTGCACTTTGAAGTAAGTTTTAAGACTAAGAGCAAAGATGTCTACTGCTAGcccaaatttgacaaaaaataaggGCATTAGCACCCAGTTGGTTATCACATCAAGCTTCTCTACAAGCGCTGACCCCAGTGGGGGCCCTGATGGTATTATTAACCCAAAAAGAAGGGGaccaaaataaatgtttaagCCGAAACTATGACCCCAAAACCCTGACATAAGCACTGCTATGAACAACACAACTAAGTTACCTTGTTTCAAAGGTTGTCCACCCAAAGTATGCTTCATCTCCCAAAGAAGCAAAGGGCCAAGAATACAGCAGACCAGAGATGCAAAGATGATGCCATAACAAATGGATTGAAAGAAGCGCGACAGGTCATCTTTTGATTGGTTCCATAGAATATTGGATGTAACCACACAGGTGCTACATAGCGTACTAACCATGGAAGAAGATAATGCCACTCTGCCAATCTCTGAATTTATGACCCTAAGCTCAGAAAGATAGTATGATACTATTTGAAAGGAAACCAGAGATTCTGCCTTTGCTATTTCCGGAAGGCTATCGACCTTCTTCTTTTCGTTAGGATTGACATTGAATTGCATCCACAAAAGGGACATGCCCAAGGTTAGTATCATGGGCACAGCCACCGAGAAAAACCCAATGGCGAACGACTTTTTTGTTATCTTCTTAAGCAGCCATATATCTGTCTGTACACCCACGAGAAAGAAGTAAAACATAAAACCCATGGTGGATACTACATCCATTAGCAAGAAACTTCTGATGGGGAATATCATGTTGAGAAGCCCTGGAATCCGGCATAGCAATGATGGCCCCAGGAGCACTCCACCCTGATATGCATGTATGTCGAACAATCAATCAAGTAATGATGATATGTATGTATTGTTGCATTGAAAATTGCaaaagggaaagggaaagggaaGGGGAGAGAAAGAGAGGTTACCAAAACTTGAGCGAGTATGAGGGGCAGGCCAAAAGGCCTGAGGAGATAAAAGGTAACGAGAATGGCAGCGGAGCCGAGGGATAATTGGAGCAGCAAAAGAGGAAGCATCAAAGTGAGAG
This region includes:
- the LOC105769991 gene encoding cation/H(+) antiporter 15, whose translation is MMVSTMEPENVLVFGSMPKTQMIQSSHLVCSNFSKLTNASVFYSSSPLTLMLPLLLLQLSLGSAAILVTFYLLRPFGLPLILAQVLGGVLLGPSLLCRIPGLLNMIFPIRSFLLMDVVSTMGFMFYFFLVGVQTDIWLLKKITKKSFAIGFFSVAVPMILTLGMSLLWMQFNVNPNEKKKVDSLPEIAKAESLVSFQIVSYYLSELRVINSEIGRVALSSSMVSTLCSTCVVTSNILWNQSKDDLSRFFQSICYGIIFASLVCCILGPLLLWEMKHTLGGQPLKQGNLVVLFIAVLMSGFWGHSFGLNIYFGPLLFGLIIPSGPPLGSALVEKLDVITNWVLMPLFFVKFGLAVDIFALSLKTYFKVQFFALLGAFGKFLGASLCALSCQMPQRDAIVLGFFMTFQGVIELDLFRRMKRKQIIGDEAFSAMCLTALIGSGVVALVVPCFYDPSKRYEGYYGRTLAHSRHNSELRVLVCIHEEQNVPSAINVLATLKPTKQSPIAVYMLHMVELMGSATPLLMRQKRPKKLSTRTRGSAPIIDAFKIFEENHDGLVSVSPFISVSPPQTMHEDVFQIALEKGTSLVMIPFYKKFHVGGAVYLSKRSLKIANQNVLDQAPCSVAILVDRGSLKTLHAIWAGWSSSEVAVIFLGGADDQEALALAAKMTGCQNINLTLIRIIYNGDFPDKYMEGIRNDNESLGQFQTNISGNTCAKYWEEVAKDGAGTASVLRTLENQYDIIVVGRRHYDTFPLLSGLTESNENKELGVIGDMLASSDFLGNTTILVVQQHTDNSHSE
- the LOC105770008 gene encoding uncharacterized protein LOC105770008: MGSTQSVQAVEEEHEESPDDDEDDDEDEEEDSNQGGPNMRQLENNHLVKKVLEQEPEMLPCYASATPLSPQLSSLGTPRMGPSIKVWDPYNVLAPPPPLPPPPVFSPSFSFHHDRLLLEVYFICHGESDLNLRPDIVGGRCDGAALTSNGKRQARALAVFLNSQGVTFNAVYCSPLDRARSMALSVCQEMNFAVSEIQSSDALMDLNMGHWEGCPRSEIYTPEVLSLMERYQPDFSAPSGESLRQLEFRMVQFLNGTVLGLPEKFRSEFSLHQNESQGFTHHNNPALANSIHDRDVASLQLPHWDRQRHVLSRKKSGKSRLQFVSNIGEHDADDEMSPREASHQPDLHDLNVRSSSSPSTSLASTSVGVFTHSLPIKCLITGLLECSPVMSHKVCIEDSSVTVLQHSWKTGWQIKRLNDTAHLRLL